Proteins encoded by one window of Arachis ipaensis cultivar K30076 chromosome B04, Araip1.1, whole genome shotgun sequence:
- the LOC107636301 gene encoding uncharacterized protein LOC107636301 has product MGATPFHRSILEVQLPKHFDKPTDMRYDGTQDSQEHLMAFEARMNLEGVGDKVRCRAFPITLAGPAIRWFNSLPQGSVARFSDISHAFLAQFTTKIAKAKHPINLLRVTQRSGEPTKKYIDRFNDECLEIDGLTDSVASLCLTNGLLNEDFRKHLTTKPVWTMQEIQSVAREYINDEEVSQVVAANKRQPSYNQPRQHGGGDRQKGHARDGGPEVFQQIAEKGILSKPRPLKDRTGGNKSLYCDYHKGYGHKTQDYFDLKDALEQAIQDGKLAEFSHLIREPRRRDRDREGEDKTRAVKRRHDQDDNEQGLTIVNVVTARDAPPRSKSAHKKDAKVLAVSSSSAQSPKRSRSPPISFGPED; this is encoded by the exons ATGGGCGCAACCCCATTCCATCGTTCCATCCTCGAGGTCCAGCTGCCAAAGCattttgacaagccaacggacatgaggtacgacggaacACAAGACTCACAGGAACATCTTATggccttcgaggccagaatgaacctggaaGGAGTGGGTGACAAGGTAAGGTGTCGCGCTTTTCCGATCACTCTcgcgggacctgcaatacggtggtttaacagcctcccgcagggctcggtggCCAGGTTTTCGGATATTAGCCATGCCTTCCTAGCCCAATTTACTACCAAAATCGCAAAGGCAAAGCACCCGATCAATCTGCTCAGGGTGACACAAAGGTCCGGCGAGCCGACCAAAAAATATATTGACCGGTTCAACGACGAATGCTTGGAGATCGACGGGCTAACCGATTCAGTAGCTAGTCTGTGTCTGACGAACGGACTTCTAAATGAGGACTTCAGAAAGCATCTCACCACGAAGCCGGTGTGGACGATGCAGGAGATCCAAAGCGTAGCCAGGGAATATATCAATGATGAAGAAGTTAGTCAAGTCGTGGCTGCCAACAAGCGGCAGCCCTCCTACAATCAACCTAGGCAACACGGCGGCGGAGATAGACAAAAGGGACACGCCAGAGACGGCGGTCCGG AAGTTTTTCAGCAGATAGCCGAGAAGGGAATTttgtcgaagccccgacctctgaaggaccGAACCGGGGGGAACAAGAGCCTCTATTGTGATTATCATAAGGGCTATGGACATAAGACACAGGACTATTTCGACCTCAAGGATGCGTTAGAACAAGCGATCCAGGACGGAAAACTGGCCGAATTCTCCCATCTCATCAGGGAGCCGAGAAGACGAGATCGCGACCGCGAGGGAGAGGACAAGACCCGCGCAGTAAAGCGACGTCATGACCAGGACGACAACGAACAAGGCCTCACCATAGTGAACGTGGTAACAGCAAGAGACGCGCCTCCAAGGTCAAAGTCGGCACACAAGAAAGATGCCAAAGTTCTGGCGGTTTCCTCATCTTCCGCGCAAAGCCCCAAGAGGTCGAGGTCACCACCCATCTCATTCGGTCCAGAGGACTAG
- the LOC107639192 gene encoding pumilio homolog 6, chloroplastic isoform X1, with product MATESPIRISEAGGKWPSLKEGSTFGSPARNMATEDLGILVQGHRFHGSGRDMAPNRSGSAPPSMEGSFLAIENLLSQQNTTQNASLATLSRAMQKYDSEEQLRADPAYLAYYNSNVNLNPRLPPPLISRENRHHISNFRNNWGFSSADDSSKISFHLPQGTLATHREESEDDSPQQPYDNELVKTDGLWSRPDASASLPSQCKNIVDSIQEDFPHTMLPVYSNSHSVSRCGLADEPIDLDAVSSSSRDPPVPSVEVGKPIVGADDMRMSSSAGTNAPLASSSSLESTGSMGISDLDVSIVESQLKALSVSNLSNSESPSYEEKWKTDYQNNLMQQQMFQQQNNPCEVPNANSQNVNSAYIVREQFPHNASKFSSDVQPLLQSSGFTPPLYATAAAAYMTSPNPFYTNLQASGMYTPQYVGGYTINPSVVPSYIPAYPPHGAVPYIVDGATSSSYTPMTPGLSAGGSISHGAEMTHANKFPGQYGFTMQPSFTDPMYMQYHQQPFVEGYGVSGHFDPMAPRASGVSQISPFDSQKRPTSGAYLEDKNLHHQRSGANMNLRRGGLTIPIPNYFGPPTNMGYVMQYPSSPLPCPVLPGYPEGSPSLPGVRNEMKLSPASGRNGGVLSGWQGHRSFDSAHDPKIVNFLEELKSGKGRRFELSDIIGHIVEFSADQHGSRFIQQKLESCSVEEKALVFKEVLPHASKLMTDVFGNYVIQKFFEYGSPEQRRELASRLGGQILPLSLQMYGCRVIQKALEVIELEQKAQLVRELDGHVMRCVRDQNGNHVIQKCIESIPTKKIAFIISAFRGQVAILSMHPYGCRVIQRVLEHCTDEIQCQFIVDEILESVYALAQDQYGNYVTQHVLERGKAQERSQIISKLSGHIVQLSQHKFASNVIEKCLEYGDATERELLISEIIGHEERNDNLLIMMKDQFANYVIQKVIDICSENQRVILLSHIRVHAHALKKYTYGKHIVARLEQQFGEDQTSRSG from the exons ATGGCAACCGAAAGTCCAATTAGAATTTCAGAAGCTGGGGGTAAGTGGCCCTCTCTTAAGGAGGGTTCTACTTTTGGTTCACCAGCTCGTAACATGGCAACAGAAGATTTAGGTATACTTGTACAGGGGCATAGATTCCATGGTAGTGGAAGGGATATGGCACCCAATCGCAGTGGAAGTGCTCCTCCCAGTATGGAAGGCTCATTTCTTGCTATAGAAAACTTGTTATCCCAACAGAACACCACTCAGAATGCAAGCTTGGCAACTTTGAGCAGAGCTATGCAAAAATATGACTCTGAGGAACAATTACGAGCCGATCCAGCTTATTTGGCATATTACAATTCCAATGTCAACCTAAACCCTAGGCTTCCTCCTCCTCTTATCTCTCGGGAAAATCGCCATCATATTAGCAATTTTAGGAATAATTGGGGATTTTCTTCTGCAGATGATAGCAgtaaaatttcttttcatttacCACAAGGAACTCTTGCAACGCATAGGGAGGAGTCTGAGGATGATTCACCGCAGCAGCCATATGATAATGAGCTAGTTAAGACAGATGGTCTATGGAGTAGACCAGATGCATCAGCATCATTACCGTCACAGTGCAAAAATATAGTTGACTCAATTCAG GAAGATTTCCCCCATACCATGTTACCTGTATATAGTAATTCTCATTCTGTCAGTCGTTGTGGACTGGCGGATGAACCAATTGACTTGGATGCTGTCTCCAGTTCTTCTCGTGATCCTCCTGTCCCTTCAGTCGAGGTTGGTAAACCCATTGTAGGTGCGGACGATATGAGGATGTCATCAAGTGCTGGTACCAACGCTCCTCTTGCAAGCTCATCATCTCTTGAATCCACTGGTAGCATGGGTATTAGTGACTTAGATGTTTCAATTGTGGAGTCTCAATTGAAGGCTTTAAGTGTATCTAATCTATCAAATTCAGAAAGCCCGAGTTATGAAGAAAAATGGAAGACTGATTACCAGAATAATTTAATGCAACAACAGATGTTCCAGCAACAAAACAATCCATGTGAAGTTCCCAATGCCAACTCTCAGAATGTGAATTCAGCCTACATTGTTAGAGAGCAGTTTCCTCATAATGCTAGCAAGTTCTCCTCTGATGTCCAGCCACTACTGCAGTCATCTGGGTTTACACCTCCACTATATGCCACAGCAGCAGCAGCTTACATGACTTCACCAAATCCGTTCTACACTAATTTGCAGGCCTCAGGCATGTATACTCCACAATATGTTGGTGGATACACTATAAATCCCTCAGTTGTTCCTTCATATATTCCTGCATACCCTCCTCATGGTGCTGTACCATATATTGTTGATGGGGCTACTAGTTCCAGTTATACCCCAATGACACCAGGGCTTTCTGCTGGAGGAAGCATTTCACATGGAGCTGAAATGACACATGCAAACAAGTTCCCTGGGCAATACGGATTTACTATGCAGCCTTCTTTCACTGATCCTATGTACATGCAATATCACCAGCAGCCTTTTGTCGAGGGATATGGTGTTTCTGGTCATTTTGATCCAATGGCACCGAGGGCAAGTGGTGTTAGCCAGATTAGTCCTTTTGATTCACAAAAGAGGCCCACAAGTGGTGCTTATTTGGAAGATAAGAATTTACATCATCAGAGAAGTGGTGCAAATATGAACCTAAGAAGAGGAGGATTGACAATCCCCATCCCTAATTATTTTGGTCCGCCAACAAACATGGGTTATGTAATGCAGTATCCAAGTTCACCGCTTCCTTGTCCTGTTTTGCCTGGATACCCAGAAGGAAGTCCTAGCCTTCCAGGAGTAAGGAATGAGATGAAGCTTTCCCCAGCTTCTGGTAGAAATGGAGGCGTATTATCTGGATGGCAAGGACATAGATCCTTTGACAGTGCCCATGACCCGAAAATTGTTAATTTTCTTGAAGAGTTAAAATCTGGCAAAGGTCGCAGATTTGAGCTATCTGATATTATTGGACACATTGTTGAATTTAG TGCTGATCAGCATGGGAGTCGATTTATACAGCAGAAGTTGGAAAGTTGCAGTGTTGAAGAGAAGGCATTGGTATTCAAAGAAGTTCTTCCACATGCTTCGAAGTTAATGACTGATGTATTTGGTAACTATGTAATACAGAAG TTTTTTGAGTATGGAAGCCCTGAACAGAGGAGGGAACTTGCTAGTCGACTAGGTGGTCAGATATTGCCTTTAAGTCTGCAGATGTATGGCTGCCGTGTAATCCAAAAG GCACTTGAGGTCATTGAACTTGAACAAAAAGCCCAGCTTGTTCGTGAGCTAGATGGACATGTTATGAGATGTGTACGTGATCAAAATGGGAATCATGTTATACAGAAATGCATTGAATCTATTCCAACCAAGAAAATTGCATTTATAATTTCTGCATTCCGTGGTCAAGTTGCTATTCTGTCAATGCACCCTTATGGTTGCCGAGTCATACAG AGAGTTCTAGAGCATTGTACGGATGAGATTCAGTGTCAGTTTATTGTGGATGAAATCTTAGAGTCTGTTTATGCACTTGCTCAAGATCAGTATGGTAATTATGTGACCCAG CATGTATTGGAGAGAGGAAAGGCTCAGGAAAGGAGCCAAATCATTAGCAAGCTATCAGGACATATTGTTCAATTAAGCCAGCATAAGTTCGCTTCAAATGTCATAGAGAAATGTTTAGAGTATGGAGATGCCACTGAACGGGAGTTGTTAATTTCCGAGATTATTGGACATGAAGAACGAAATGACAATTTATTG ATCATGATGAAAGACCAATTCGCAAATTATGTGATCCAGAAGGTTATTGATATCTGTTCTGAAAATCAGCGAGTAATCTTGCTTTCTCACATCAGAGTTCATGCTCATGCTTTGAAGAAATACACTTACGGAAAACACATTGTGGCTCGGTTGGAACAGCAATTTGGAG AGGATCAAACATCCAGATCAGGATGA
- the LOC107639192 gene encoding pumilio homolog 6, chloroplastic isoform X2 has protein sequence MATESPIRISEAGGKWPSLKEGSTFGSPARNMATEDLGILVQGHRFHGSGRDMAPNRSGSAPPSMEGSFLAIENLLSQQNTTQNASLATLSRAMQKYDSEEQLRADPAYLAYYNSNVNLNPRLPPPLISRENRHHISNFRNNWGFSSADDSSKISFHLPQGTLATHREESEDDSPQQPYDNELVKTDGLWSRPDASASLPSQCKNIVDSIQEDFPHTMLPVYSNSHSVSRCGLADEPIDLDAVSSSSRDPPVPSVEVGKPIVGADDMRMSSSAGTNAPLASSSSLESTGSMGISDLDVSIVESQLKALSVSNLSNSESPSYEEKWKTDYQNNLMQQQMFQQQNNPCEVPNANSQNVNSAYIVREQFPHNASKFSSDVQPLLQSSGFTPPLYATAAAAYMTSPNPFYTNLQASGMYTPQYVGGYTINPSVVPSYIPAYPPHGAVPYIVDGATSSSYTPMTPGLSAGGSISHGAEMTHANKFPGQYGFTMQPSFTDPMYMQYHQQPFVEGYGVSGHFDPMAPRASGVSQISPFDSQKRPTSGAYLEDKNLHHQRSGANMNLRRGGLTIPIPNYFGPPTNMGYVMQYPSSPLPCPVLPGYPEGSPSLPGVRNEMKLSPASGRNGGVLSGWQGHRSFDSAHDPKIVNFLEELKSGKGRRFELSDIIGHIVEFSADQHGSRFIQQKLESCSVEEKALVFKEVLPHASKLMTDVFGNYVIQKFFEYGSPEQRRELASRLGGQILPLSLQMYGCRVIQKALEVIELEQKAQLVRELDGHVMRCVRDQNGNHVIQKCIESIPTKKIAFIISAFRGQVAILSMHPYGCRVIQHVLERGKAQERSQIISKLSGHIVQLSQHKFASNVIEKCLEYGDATERELLISEIIGHEERNDNLLIMMKDQFANYVIQKVIDICSENQRVILLSHIRVHAHALKKYTYGKHIVARLEQQFGEDQTSRSG, from the exons ATGGCAACCGAAAGTCCAATTAGAATTTCAGAAGCTGGGGGTAAGTGGCCCTCTCTTAAGGAGGGTTCTACTTTTGGTTCACCAGCTCGTAACATGGCAACAGAAGATTTAGGTATACTTGTACAGGGGCATAGATTCCATGGTAGTGGAAGGGATATGGCACCCAATCGCAGTGGAAGTGCTCCTCCCAGTATGGAAGGCTCATTTCTTGCTATAGAAAACTTGTTATCCCAACAGAACACCACTCAGAATGCAAGCTTGGCAACTTTGAGCAGAGCTATGCAAAAATATGACTCTGAGGAACAATTACGAGCCGATCCAGCTTATTTGGCATATTACAATTCCAATGTCAACCTAAACCCTAGGCTTCCTCCTCCTCTTATCTCTCGGGAAAATCGCCATCATATTAGCAATTTTAGGAATAATTGGGGATTTTCTTCTGCAGATGATAGCAgtaaaatttcttttcatttacCACAAGGAACTCTTGCAACGCATAGGGAGGAGTCTGAGGATGATTCACCGCAGCAGCCATATGATAATGAGCTAGTTAAGACAGATGGTCTATGGAGTAGACCAGATGCATCAGCATCATTACCGTCACAGTGCAAAAATATAGTTGACTCAATTCAG GAAGATTTCCCCCATACCATGTTACCTGTATATAGTAATTCTCATTCTGTCAGTCGTTGTGGACTGGCGGATGAACCAATTGACTTGGATGCTGTCTCCAGTTCTTCTCGTGATCCTCCTGTCCCTTCAGTCGAGGTTGGTAAACCCATTGTAGGTGCGGACGATATGAGGATGTCATCAAGTGCTGGTACCAACGCTCCTCTTGCAAGCTCATCATCTCTTGAATCCACTGGTAGCATGGGTATTAGTGACTTAGATGTTTCAATTGTGGAGTCTCAATTGAAGGCTTTAAGTGTATCTAATCTATCAAATTCAGAAAGCCCGAGTTATGAAGAAAAATGGAAGACTGATTACCAGAATAATTTAATGCAACAACAGATGTTCCAGCAACAAAACAATCCATGTGAAGTTCCCAATGCCAACTCTCAGAATGTGAATTCAGCCTACATTGTTAGAGAGCAGTTTCCTCATAATGCTAGCAAGTTCTCCTCTGATGTCCAGCCACTACTGCAGTCATCTGGGTTTACACCTCCACTATATGCCACAGCAGCAGCAGCTTACATGACTTCACCAAATCCGTTCTACACTAATTTGCAGGCCTCAGGCATGTATACTCCACAATATGTTGGTGGATACACTATAAATCCCTCAGTTGTTCCTTCATATATTCCTGCATACCCTCCTCATGGTGCTGTACCATATATTGTTGATGGGGCTACTAGTTCCAGTTATACCCCAATGACACCAGGGCTTTCTGCTGGAGGAAGCATTTCACATGGAGCTGAAATGACACATGCAAACAAGTTCCCTGGGCAATACGGATTTACTATGCAGCCTTCTTTCACTGATCCTATGTACATGCAATATCACCAGCAGCCTTTTGTCGAGGGATATGGTGTTTCTGGTCATTTTGATCCAATGGCACCGAGGGCAAGTGGTGTTAGCCAGATTAGTCCTTTTGATTCACAAAAGAGGCCCACAAGTGGTGCTTATTTGGAAGATAAGAATTTACATCATCAGAGAAGTGGTGCAAATATGAACCTAAGAAGAGGAGGATTGACAATCCCCATCCCTAATTATTTTGGTCCGCCAACAAACATGGGTTATGTAATGCAGTATCCAAGTTCACCGCTTCCTTGTCCTGTTTTGCCTGGATACCCAGAAGGAAGTCCTAGCCTTCCAGGAGTAAGGAATGAGATGAAGCTTTCCCCAGCTTCTGGTAGAAATGGAGGCGTATTATCTGGATGGCAAGGACATAGATCCTTTGACAGTGCCCATGACCCGAAAATTGTTAATTTTCTTGAAGAGTTAAAATCTGGCAAAGGTCGCAGATTTGAGCTATCTGATATTATTGGACACATTGTTGAATTTAG TGCTGATCAGCATGGGAGTCGATTTATACAGCAGAAGTTGGAAAGTTGCAGTGTTGAAGAGAAGGCATTGGTATTCAAAGAAGTTCTTCCACATGCTTCGAAGTTAATGACTGATGTATTTGGTAACTATGTAATACAGAAG TTTTTTGAGTATGGAAGCCCTGAACAGAGGAGGGAACTTGCTAGTCGACTAGGTGGTCAGATATTGCCTTTAAGTCTGCAGATGTATGGCTGCCGTGTAATCCAAAAG GCACTTGAGGTCATTGAACTTGAACAAAAAGCCCAGCTTGTTCGTGAGCTAGATGGACATGTTATGAGATGTGTACGTGATCAAAATGGGAATCATGTTATACAGAAATGCATTGAATCTATTCCAACCAAGAAAATTGCATTTATAATTTCTGCATTCCGTGGTCAAGTTGCTATTCTGTCAATGCACCCTTATGGTTGCCGAGTCATACAG CATGTATTGGAGAGAGGAAAGGCTCAGGAAAGGAGCCAAATCATTAGCAAGCTATCAGGACATATTGTTCAATTAAGCCAGCATAAGTTCGCTTCAAATGTCATAGAGAAATGTTTAGAGTATGGAGATGCCACTGAACGGGAGTTGTTAATTTCCGAGATTATTGGACATGAAGAACGAAATGACAATTTATTG ATCATGATGAAAGACCAATTCGCAAATTATGTGATCCAGAAGGTTATTGATATCTGTTCTGAAAATCAGCGAGTAATCTTGCTTTCTCACATCAGAGTTCATGCTCATGCTTTGAAGAAATACACTTACGGAAAACACATTGTGGCTCGGTTGGAACAGCAATTTGGAG AGGATCAAACATCCAGATCAGGATGA